A genomic stretch from Ovis canadensis isolate MfBH-ARS-UI-01 breed Bighorn chromosome 5, ARS-UI_OviCan_v2, whole genome shotgun sequence includes:
- the LOC138441788 gene encoding olfactory receptor 2AJ1-like — MMGCENHTSSSDFILLGLFSSSQTSLIFLSIIFIVFIITITENTMMIILIHRESRLHTPMYFLLSHLSFMDILHTSNIVPKMITNFLSGSKTISFAACGFQIFLSLTLLGGECLLLAAMSYDRYVAVCHPLRYPILMNDYVSVLMAGGAWFIGIINSVVHTAYALHFPFCGSRAIDHFFCEVPAMLVLSCVDTTHYEQGVYVSGIIFLLVPFSLIFASYVQILLTVLHMKSKEARKKSFSTCFFHMIVVIMYYGPFIFTYMRPKKHHTPGQDKSLAIFYTILTPTFNPIIYSIRNKDVLEAMKNMLRSNFFRKML, encoded by the coding sequence ATGATGGGATGTGAGAATCACACTTCCAGCAGTGACTTCATTCTTTTGGGACTCTTCTCTTCTTCCCAAACAAGTCTGATTTTCCTCTCCATTatattcattgtttttattataaCTATAACAGAAAATACAATGATGATTATCCTTATCCACAGGGAATCAAGACTCCATACTCCAATGTATTTCCTGCTCAGTCATCTCTCCTTTATGGATATCTTGCATACCAGCAACATTGTTCCCAAGATGATCACTAACTTTCTGTCAGGCAGCAAAACGATTTCATTTGCAGCCTGTGGCTTCCAGATATTTCTTTCCCTCACCCTCTTGGGTGGTGAGTGCCTTCTCCTGGCAGCAATGTCCTACGATCGCTATGTAGCCGTCTGTCACCCACTGCGCTACCCCATTCTTATGAATGACTATGTCAGCGTTCTCATGGCTGGAGGGGCCTGGTTTATTGGGATAATCAACTCCGTAGTTCACACAGCATAtgcacttcactttcccttttgtgGCTCAAGAGCCATTGATCATTTTTTCTGTGAAGTCCCCGCCATGTTGGTGTTGTCCTGTGTGGACACAACACACTATGAACAAGGAGTTTATGTAAGTGGCATCATTTTTCTGCTTGTCCCTTTCTCTCTAATCTTTGCTTCTTATGTCCAAATTCTCCTTACTGTCCTCCACATGAAATCAAAAGAGGCAAGGAAAAAGTCATTTTCTACCTGCTTCTTCCACATGATTGTGGTCATAATGTACTATGGGCCTTTTATTTTCACATACATGAGACCTAAAAAGCACCACACTCCAGGCCAGGATAAATCCCTGGCAATTTTCTATACCATCCTCACACCTACTTTTAACCCAATTATCTACAGTATTAGAAATAAAGATGTTTTAGAGGCAATGAAAAATATGCTCAGAAGTAATTTTTTCCGTAAAATGTTATAG